The following proteins are encoded in a genomic region of Periophthalmus magnuspinnatus isolate fPerMag1 chromosome 23, fPerMag1.2.pri, whole genome shotgun sequence:
- the LOC117392191 gene encoding uncharacterized protein LOC117392191: MGHIRLMLCLLSAGFVKSSVSQLRTFNVSSKRMERTEASEYCTKMGMKLVTVYDEDDVKFVVNLGNSNIGVWVGLYRTTCNSDTDADPPKCPATPNTMRDCSDELPFKCSQSSNETGVDLNWCAARQYCQYHSLGDLASSESESKDRLWILGEITDDWKWEDGGCSTYREWEENHSLNGNCDAAVTSNYKLKSHGDGSRIPPMCSKGDLRIVVVNKTRLTWKQALDYCDKKHSGLLQILTPEHQKSVELWLSNTGYTETFWVGLRQSRVFGFWIWKDTMVNSSNWANGEQPVMPLSHQCGVIQAPGYTWRDHNCLHPLPFICQEMIVRLNKD, translated from the exons ATGGGACACATACGACTGATGTTATGTCTGTTGAGCGCAG GATTTGTCAAATCTTCAGTGTCACAACTACGAACATTTAATGTTTCTTCTAAAAGAATGGAAAGAACTGAGGCATCAGAATATTGCACAAAGATGGGCATGAAACTTGTCACTGTGTATGATGAAGATGATGTCAAATTTGTAGTAAATTTGGGCAACTCAAATATTGGTGTCTGGGTTGGCCTGTACAGAACCACATGTAACAGTGACACAGATGCAGACCCACCAAAGTGTCCAGCTACTCCAAATACCATGCGTGATTGTTCTGATGAATTGCCCTTTAAATGCAGCCAaa GTTCTAATGAAACGGGTGTGGACCTGAACTGGTGTGCAGCTAGACAGTACTGTCAATATCACTCTTTGGGTGACCTGGCAAGTAGTGAGAGCGAATCGAAAGACAGGTTGTGGATTTTAGGGGAAATCACTGATGACTGGAAATGGGAGGATGGCGGTTGTTCCACATATCGTGAATGGGAAGAAAATCATTCTCTCAATGGAaactgtgatgctgctgttacatctaattataagctCAAATCTCATGGAGATGGTAGTAGAATCCCACCAATGTGCTCTAAAG GTGATTTGAGAATAGTGGTCGTCAACAAAACAAGACTAACATGGAAGCAGGCTCTGGATTATTGTGACAAAAAACACTCCGGGCTGCTGCAGATCCTCACCCCTGAGCACCAGAAATCAGTGGAGCTGTGGTTAAGTAACACAGGATACACTGAGACATTCTGGGTGGGGCTGAGGCAGAGTCGAGTGTTCGGATTCTGGATATGGAAAGACACAATGGTGAACAGCAGTAACTGGGCGAATGGGGAACAGCCCGTGATGCCCCTGTCTCACCAGTGTGGGGTCATCCAGGCCCCCGGGTACACATGGAGAGATCACAACTGCCTGCACCCTCTGCCCTTCATCTGTCAGGAGATGATTGTCCGGTTAAACAAGGACTGA